DNA from Ziziphus jujuba cultivar Dongzao chromosome 2, ASM3175591v1:
GTAGCTTTATAATCAACTATTTGTTTAAGTTTTCTCCAAATCATGCACCTGCACACTCTCTTATATGCCATGTGTTTAGGGCGATATAGTAACACATTTATGTGTTTCTTGTATGCAGCTTTTGAATCCCAAATTGGATGTACAATCTCAGATTGAGCTACTGTCTGCAGTAAGATTGCTGGTCTCGGAGGACCAGTGTGATGGTAGATTTGTCTTTGGTCGCCAGGTGCCAGTACCAGttaaaaaagcaacaaaacagACGCTTCCTGGCACTTTGAGAGTAAGTGATAAAGGTGGGGACAGCAATTCCAAAAGCCTGCTGCAAACGTTGCTTGCTAGAGCTGGACATGCAGCGCCCACCTACAAGACAAAACAACTGAAAAACAACATGTTCCGTGCCACAGTGATCTTCAATGGATTAGACTTTGTAGGGAAGCCTTTTGGTAATAAGAAACTTGCAGAAAAGGATGCAGCTGCTGAGGCTCTTCTTTGGTTGAAGGGTGAGAGCCATGCATCTTCCACAGATATCGACCATATGTCAATGCTTTTAAAGAAGAGTAAAAAGAAAACTCAGAAAAGCACCTCATTTCACAGTTCCAAGTGGAGTTAAGCTGTTCGCAGAAAATCTAGAAGAATGATAACATATAACTAATGTTATTTTCTTGAAGCCGGAACTCCTGGTCCATGTTATAAAGTTTGCTGAATGGAATTTGAGAGGTCAATATCACTGATCATGGAGTGACATCTAGAACGGAAGCTACGTTTTGTGGAATCCATTACTGGTGCTGACCTTTTTCAAACCCTTATTTTAGAAAGGGGTGATAAAATATAGAAGGCATTCTTTGCCGGCAAAAGAATCCGTACTTTTGCAAAATGTGGTTATTTTTGCTAACATTCTTTGGAGGCAGAAGATGGAGAATCAGCCTACTTTCATTATAGTTATAGAAACACTAATTTACCCTATATTTGTTGTATGATAGATCAGAGGTCTAATTGATCCCAACATGTTGCGGCATAAGTTGTCTGCCTTACCTTCTGTATATACTAATGTCTGGTGGAGGAAGGATAAGCTAAATGAAAAAGAGCTGGCTAgaaataaattagatctttagaGACCAAAATCCATCTTCCTTCtagttgtgtgtgtgtgttctcttttttttttttttttttttttttaaatgtataaatttaattttaagtctGTTGGTTAAATTGCTCTTATATTTTGATAGATGGTATGTTGGTGAATTTTTGTGTTAGTTGTGATGATAGTAACTTCCAGTCCAGGTATTGCACTTCCAACTTTAAAACTTGTTACaatcatttcaatttctttatatCCTAAATGGTGAAATAATTTCTCGATTCTTGGGATTTGTGATATATATTAGTCATTTGCATCTTTGTATTGCACATGGGCATGTATGTTCGAACTTGACGCTAATCTCCACTTCTCATATTCATAACCAAAGTTCAGCATGGAAATaattaggagaaaaaaaaaaaaaatcagatgctGGATTCGAATCTAGTAAAAAGAGATAGGGTTATAACATAATCCTCTGTACATTATGGCTCGTTAGGTATGGTATGGGGAAGGTGGTGATCTTTCTTAGCCATGTTGTTCTTCCTCTAACAATCTCTTGACTCTTTGACAGCCCTGTAATCTGGAGGAGATGAGTGTAACTTAGTGTGAATTTGATGGACTTCCCCTGGAGCACTTCCACTGGCAATGAGTTTTCTCTGCAAATTTTTATGCAACTTTCTTCTTCTGTTCTTTCCATAAACATTCCATCTTTATCATCAGGTTCGCTAAGGGATTGAACTGTATCTGAACTTCCACATTCTCTTCTGTATTCTAGTGTAATACTTGACAGTTGGTGGCGCTCCAAAAACACTTCTGGGATGGTCTGTAAACaaataaattgcaaacaaaaatgTCAGATTTCAGATTTGGTGCGTTTATGTTTTTTCCTTCCCAAAAGACCTTAAACTTGATAAGAATGGTTCATGGTAATGTAATCTTTTACCTCAAGCATCCATTTAACATACTTCACATTGTTCACATGCTGATTCATGTCCAAGTCACTTCTTTTTGGCTACAGAAAACAAAAGCATGCTTTTCATGAACTATGATGGATTATTTGGGTGCCAACAGATTGATATGATTGATTTCATTCTTTACCTTCAAATTGTGTTTCATATACCTTGCATTGTTTTCCAACTTCTTGATTGTCTCAggtgtattattattttcctggATTGCTTTCTTATCGATAAACCAAGGAGAAATTTCGGCTCTCACCTCTTCAGGCATTTTCGACAGGCGTCTGGTTTCTTGGTTCATCATCACCCAAGTACTGTTAATAGTTTTAAGGTCATTAGACTGATATAAATATAGCTTCATTCACTCTGAATTTAATCGTTGAAATGAATGGTGATGAATCCATACCTGGTTGCACGTGCATAGACAAGCCCCGTGGCCTGGCTTCTAATAAGCCAGTCTCGGCGCATTCCATTTTTCCCTGATGCTCCCACCCATGTTTCCACTTCCATTACTTCCCCCCTTCACAATATCCAGTTACTTGAAAAGTTAGCACTATAGTTCTTGTTAGGTTGATTAGATATTGCATTTTTggactatataatatattatatatatattcagtccTTCATTGGGGAAACCTTGATAGAATTTGGTGTGGACTCCAACATTATAGAACAAGTTGCGGGAAAAAAACctcttacaatatatatattgataatgaGGCCAATGATAATCAATTACAGGACTTACCATATTGGATACTGATCCATTTGAACTTGCATCCTTGTTACAACCCATATGAGCTTATTCCTCACCATGCCATGAGTAGCACCAAATCCATCACCCAGAAGACCAGAGACCCATACATGATTTAGTGCAGTTTCCTGCATATATTCACAGCAAACAAACAATGCCTAGATAATGAGAAAGATATTGATGATGATCAAGTTCCAATCAgctatatacataatattattaatggaagaataaataatgttttccaAGTTTCAATTACCTGAAGAAGATTTAAAATGCTCTCTAATGTAGCGGTTTTATCAGCACCAACTTCGTATGAACGTATAACGACTGTCTGTCTGTATCCAACACCCCCTTCTATGATGACTCCCTGACGGACTGGATCAACCAACTGCTTCTTGGTTGGGATATTTTGCCGAGCACTAGGCAATGTTTCATTGACGTATGCAACTTTGGTTGCCATTGTTGCTCTTGCAATGTAGCTGCTAGTTTTCAAGACTTTTCTCATTGATGTTACAATGAGGCTACTAGGAAGTCTCGAAATACCGTTCACTTTGATGCTTAAATTTTGCTCATTTGGATTTCTAATGCAGTAGTATTTAGAAGAAAAAAGGGTTTGAAAATGTTGGAGAGAAGTCATTTTCTTGTTCTGTTTAAAAGAGATAGTGAAAGATCAAAAAGAACAATTGCTTGATTTTATAGGGTAAGAAGTGGACGGAATTAGCAATAAAGAGATTTAAGACACAGAATATTTAATGCACATGTTTCATAGACAACAAAAGAAAACTATGGATTTTCCCAAGAGTCTTAAGCATGGCGGTGTCTTAAACTAAATTGGCTGGAGCTCATAATGAAGTGGGGTTCATAGAAATGATCGAtgcaagaaaaagaaacataagaaaaggcatgtttttttttttttttccttttcttttttggtatttggtaactatatatatatatatatatatatgtgtgtgtgtgtgtgtgtgtgtgtgtgtgtgtcatgGACATCAAATACGAagttggtttatttatttgtttttagctCCAAATAATGTGGGCTTTGATTTGTACAAAAAGCGAACCATTTGGTATCCACTGTCTCTCTACGTTATACCCTAaaatttaaagctaaaacaaagTGAAAAGAATGTCAAAAGTCAAGTATACAAGATCCCAAATGGGCTACTTCCAAAAAAACATCCCAAACAGGAAAACCACTATTTCTACACCATTTTGATGATGTTGTAGGCTATGCCTGAAGGTGGGAAAAcacttgttttatttatttatttcatatagaaaatgagatttgaatttaaaattattatctaaGAAAACAGTAATTTTATCACTAGActattccataaaaaaaaaaaaagattatttttcttgcattgcatatacaaaaatatgaaatgcatGCAAATTATCAACTTTTTAGAAAGTACTTAAGTCTAACTTCACAACTCACCTTCTTCTACAAgcatttaataatttgtttgcctaactaaaatacatatatatatatatatatatatatatgtatatttatataattactcGACAAGGTTgtgcatatgcatatataaccaAATGGTAATGCTTAATTATTACGTGCAAACAAGGGCATTGGTTCAGAAAGCCATCACTTGACTTGACTTGCTAATTGTTCAGCTTTTGAAAAGGTCCTGCCAAGGTAGAGTTTGGGAAAAGGATCGAGGTCTAGTATTTTTCCTAAAGTTTCTAAAATTGTGGGTTAATTAGTAGTAATATGAAGAATGCcatatttctatgaaatttttgaaattaataataaaagaaaaattagataaTTCTTCTGTAAAGAAAGTGAGAATATTTGTATAATGAAGAAGCTGATAATCCAATGTCACAAACACATCTTTTTCTACACATGTGTACTAATAAGCTCAATAAGTTGAGCaccaaattaaacaattatatattagCGCTCCCACATCCACCCTACACCAGATGAACTTAGAAAAGTACAATCACATCATAAATTACAACAATGACtttacaataattattaaaggCCATTATTAGTTTGAAGGTTTATTAGTCCATTTACAGAACACTCTAATGTCTGGCAAAATCCTTGTTTTCTCAAACAATAACTCTGAACTCCAAACCCTACTGTCagatccaaaaaaacaaaaaaaaaaaaaaaaaaaaaggaaaaaaaaaagaaaaaagaaaaaaaaaacatttgatggtttatacatttcaattttgtttcaaTATGAGTAAACTCTGCAACAAAATGAATAAAAGCTAGGCTTAGTTGAAATTATGCAGTAATATGAAATGTGATCACCAACCTGGTTATAAAACACTGcaaattttaaccaaaaaactGAAGTTtagagaagggaaaaaaaaaaaaaaaaaaaaaaaaattagagggaAAAACACACTTTTCCAGTTTTTGATTTAGAGAAAACATTAGATATTATAACTATGTATTAGAACTGTTCTATTGGATATTAGCAGGCAGCTTATGTTGGGCTCCTAACCCACTTACAAGTGCATTTAGGCGCCTATCAGTGCTCGGTGGCACTTagtagggaaaaaaaacaaaactgtaAATGCTAGTATCTTAAGCAACTTTTGTACAAAAAGATCGCTTTGAATCAATGATATTTGACAATGTTTAtctaaaaaaccataaaacaaaacaatggaAGTATTTGCATAAAAACTGCATTTTCAGGAAGGAACACCATGTTAGTACGCCCAGCTCCATGAACTCCCACTAACAGATCACAAGAATTCACAGTATCTGCATATTTTGAAATAATCTTATCAGCTTCTGCTACTATGACTTTGTATCATAAACTTTTAGCTATCTTATTAATCACTTCTATGTTCATGACAGACCTTGTTCTCTTTCTTGATATGATCAGAAGCTGAGGCTTTTTTCTGTTCATGACCATGTTTGATTCTGATAGCTTTCGATTTCCTTAACGAATAAgaatctttcaaaaaaaaactttgtgaaATCTGTCATTGAGTAGGAATGCTTTATAGGGTTAATACTCAACACTTTCGCATGTTGTTTAAGACCAATAGTTGCACTTGTGAAGCGATGGACTTCTTGCTCTTTTATCAATGTCTATCATCTTGCCTGGTGGAACTTTTCACTCCACCACGCTTGTTTATTTGATACAAGAAGTTGAACTTCTCCATTATATTGTCATGAAGTTATGAAAAGTGGAATAAGAACTTCAGTGAAGTCATGGACATGGTTTTCCACATAGCCTCTgagcaaaaacaaaaaggctGGAACACTTTGATTTTTGGAGCATCTGGTGATCGCTTGGTTATTCTGATTTTAATGTCCAATTTCTAACATATCTCATAGCATTTGGGTCTTCTTTTCAAGCATACGGTTTGATAGTGCAGGAATTCTTATCTGTTTGAGATGACACAGTGAAAACTGAGGATGATTTCCATCAATCCAAACATCCATTTTGATCTCACGGAAATCTGTTCTTGGTTCCCCTGTATTACAAAGTGGCTGCAGTTTTTCTGTCACAATGCAGTACCAATATTAGAAAAGGTTTTGGTTAGAGACAAGatcaaattgtattttatgttaaatttaatCTATTGAAGTTTGTAATGCGATTAGTTAAGCAGATCTTACTTAGTATCCCTGCATTCTGATTGCTGTTTGCAATGGCACCAGTGGGATTGTTAGTGTGATGCAGAGAAGTAGAACTTTCTGCATAAAGACACATTTTTGGACCCTTTTGTGCTCAATCCCCAACTTCTAAGCTTTGAATAGAGTTTCCAATTTCAAGAATCAGATTTTTGGATCCTTTTATGCTCGTTTCTGAATCACTAGGCGATAACTACAGTTTCCCACTTGAAGACTCACATTTCTAGATCTTTTTGAGGTCATACCCAAGATCATGTATTTcttcaaaagtttttttaagAAGTGTTTGTTTCCTTGAGTGATGGCATTTTGACACTAACTGTACCCAATAAGACCTGCAAATTCACTGCATAACAGAACCCAAACAGAACATACAAAAAAGATTAAATGTAAATTATAAGAAATGGTTGATGAAAATGTGTAGTAGAATTATTAGAACTTACAAGGTGGTTTAGGACCCAAATATGGTACAAGCAAAGTGCAAATGCAGAATATTATGTGCACAATAAATCCGTATCCTAATTTCTTTTGCTCATTCTTACTAAAGCTTCCAtcaataaattggtttttatttattatttattatttattattattattattattttttaacaacttAATAGGACACAATTTGCAAAAGTTGATAGTAAAATACAAGgccctttcatttttatttttttattttttttattttttatttttattttttccttcttttgatACATGGAAGAGCTAGGATAGCCTCAGTTTTGATTTAAAGTGGATTTTGAACCTGTTCTAGAATAGTCTCCTAATTAGGTTTAAGTGTATAATTAAGCAAGATTTGGATGCAGTATGTATGTGACAAATTGGAGGAGGTTGAGTGAATTTTCAATGAATTTCTACACAAAGGTTTTGTTACGCCTCTATTGGCAAGTAGGTTctccaaattaaacaaaataaaatgtatagaAAGAGACCATTTGGTTGACCTTTGAGACCCAAACCACCAAGATTGGTCTCATTACCATTCTCTTTGAGTCCTCCCTTGGAGTTTTAGAGAAGGATTAAGGTCTACCCTGTTTCCTAGTTTCTAATATTTGTGGGTTAATTAGTAGTGATTAAAGAGAAGAATGTTGTACTTCTATCAAAttcttaaaattaataaagGAGGAATTAAGATAATGCTTTTGTTAACAAAGTAAGAATATATGTATGATTAAGCAGCTGATAATGTATGCATGCGTAAAAACTGCCTCCACAGCCACCCTGCACCAGAAGAACTGAGAAAAAGTGCCAAACATACCACAACATACAACAAAGATTAAGAAAGCCGATAATTATTAAAAGCCCTTAAAAGTTCTCTTTTCGGAAACAGTTTGGTGGCAAAGCTATTATTTTTCTCATACAATCATCATTGAATGTTGTAAACAAAATGAATAAGAGCttgttttaattgaaattatagGCAGTGATATGAAATGTGACTTCACAAACCAGGTTAGAacggaaaaaaaggaaagaaaaaaaaaaagaaaaaaaaaaaaaaagagaaagaatatataagaaaacacattttttctgtttttgtttaagaggaaaaataaatacatgatTGTGTTCTCAGAATCTCATGGGCTATAGCTCTATGAATTTCACTTTAACATACATATGATCTTCATCAGCGGCCTCTATACAAAAGAGAACTCTGTTATTGATGACATGTTGacatatttattaacaaaactattaaaaaaaaaaatgaaatggaaaaataatcaataaagcTCAAGGACCATTATTTGTGATCTCTAAAACAAATCCCTAGTGATGCAGAAGCTTAAGAGCTTTTAACAAAGTTGGTCTAAACCTATTAACATTAAGATTTACATTTTGTTTGTCCAAATATATAGATCCAAAAGCCACCCAACCTTGCTTCTTAATTGAAGATGGATTGGTAAAAACTGCATGATCAATTGGGTATTGATTTATCAGTGTGCTTTCCTCTTTGGCTATCTCATATTCCAAGTACTTAAGCTTCATATCCGTCGCAGGCACTTGGAACGCAGTCCTCGCAATCCCTTGGAGCTTTCCAAGTGAAAGAATCTGTACAAAAACTGCATTGTCAGGAAGGAACACCATGTTAGTGAGCCCAGCTCCATGAACTCCCATTAAAACATCACAAGAATTCACAATTTCTGCGAATTTCGAAAGACTCATGTCCCCTGCTTCAGCGACAATCACTTCGAATCCCAAGCTTCTAGCCATCTTGCTAATCTCTTCTGTATTCGTGAAAGTCCTTGTTCTCCTTCTTGATATGATGAGAAGCCTTGGCTTTTTCTGTTCATGACCATGTTTGACAATTCTGATTGCTTTGGATCTGTTTAAGGAATAAGAATTCCTCAAAAACTTTTTGAAATCTGTCATTGAGTAGTAATGCTTCAAAGGGTCAATGCTTAGTTCTTTCGGATGTCGTTTTAGACCAATAGTTGCAGTTGGGAAGCAGTggacttctttttctttgtcaaTGTCAATAATCTTATACTTTGACAACCCTTTTAGTACATGTTGGAACTTTTCAATCCACCACGCTCGTTTATTTGACACGAGGAGTTGAACTTCTCCATTATACTGTCGAGAAGTTATGAACAGCGGGATAAGAACTTCGGTGATGTCATGGAAATGGTTTCCCACATAGCCTCCGAGCGAAAACAACACGGCTGGAACATTATGAGTTTTGGAGCACTTGGTGATTTCTTGGTTTTCTGATTTTACTGTCCATTTTCTAATAAATCTCATAGCGTTCGAGTCTTCTTTTCGAGCATACGGTTTGATAATCCAGGAGTTGTTATCTGCTTGAGATGAAACAGTGAAAACTGAGCCTGACTTTCCATCAATCCAAACATCCATTTTGATCTCACAGAAATCTGTTCTTGGTTCCCCTGTATTGCACAGTGGCTGCATTTTCTTTGTCACAATCTCTGTAATTTTGCAGCACAAAAGGTTTTGGTGTTTTGGTCAGATACTAAAACCAAATTGCAGTTTACGGTATCAAAATTTATCTATGAGAGTTAAATCAAATTGTGCAATATTTCgtttaagaaagaaagaaaagcaaaattaattaatttgttcttaCTTGGTGTTTCTGTATGCTGACTGCTACTTGCTACCGGACCGGAGGTAGTGTCGGTGTGATGCAGAGAAGTAGAATTTTCTACTTCAAGAGTCACCTTTTCTGACCCTTTTTTGTTCAATGCCAAATATTTTTGCGGTGAAGTAGAATTTCCAGTTTGGAAACTCACATTTCCGATTCCTTTTATGGTAATTTCTGAATCACTATGCACATAACTAGAGTTTCCCATTTGAAGACTCACATTTCTAGACCCTTTTGAGGTCATTCCCACATTATGTTTTTCTTCAACAATTGGCTGAGAAGTGTTTGTTTCCTTGAGTGACAGCATTTTGTGATCAACACCCACTGGAACCTGCAAATTCACTGCATAACAGAACCCCAATTGAACTTACAAAAAGGTACAATTTTGATACA
Protein-coding regions in this window:
- the LOC107418751 gene encoding oleoyl-acyl carrier protein thioesterase 1, chloroplastic, encoding MTSLQHFQTLFSSKYYCIRNPNEQNLSIKVNGISRLPSSLIVTSMRKVLKTSSYIARATMATKVAYVNETLPSARQNIPTKKQLVDPVRQGVIIEGGVGYRQTVVIRSYEVGADKTATLESILNLLQETALNHVWVSGLLGDGFGATHGMVRNKLIWVVTRMQVQMDQYPIWGEVMEVETWVGASGKNGMRRDWLIRSQATGLVYARATSTWVMMNQETRRLSKMPEEVRAEISPWFIDKKAIQENNNTPETIKKLENNARYMKHNLKPKRSDLDMNQHVNNVKYVKWMLETIPEVFLERHQLSSITLEYRRECGSSDTVQSLSEPDDKDGMFMERTEEESCIKICRENSLPVEVLQGKSIKFTLSYTHLLQITGLSKSQEIVRGRTTWLRKITTFPIPYLTSHNVQRIML
- the LOC107418752 gene encoding beta-1,2-xylosyltransferase XYXT1 encodes the protein MYDSMIAKSFSKHEQKKIGYGGFVCSFFIVFCFFTLLVPYLGPVPSMNLQVPVGVDHKMLSLKETNTSQPIVEEKHNVGMTSKGSRNVSLQMGNSSYVHSDSEITIKGIGNVSFQTGNSTSPQKYLALNKKGSEKVTLEVENSTSLHHTDTTSGPVASSSQHTETPKIVTKKMQPLCNTGEPRTDFCEIKMDVWIDGKSGSVFTVSSQADNNSWIIKPYARKEDSNAMRFIRKWTVKSENQEITKCSKTHNVPAVLFSLGGYVGNHFHDITEVLIPLFITSRQYNGEVQLLVSNKRAWWIEKFQHVLKGLSKYKIIDIDKEKEVHCFPTATIGLKRHPKELSIDPLKHYYSMTDFKKFLRNSYSLNRSKAIRIVKHGHEQKKPRLLIISRRRTRTFTNTEEISKMARSLGFEVIVAEAGDMSLSKFAEIVNSCDVLMGVHGAGLTNMVFLPDNAVFVQILSLGKLQGIARTAFQVPATDMKLKYLEYEIAKEESTLINQYPIDHAVFTNPSSIKKQGWVAFGSIYLDKQNVNLNVNRFRPTLLKALKLLHH